The following proteins are co-located in the Polystyrenella longa genome:
- a CDS encoding unc-93 family MFS transporter → MAFLIVGIVVALLGLGLVITHIRVWQRESAVPNVDKTELRSQRWQYRRRVTTSSLMAVVGGLIVLGQSIDRQAHPAIYICIWMVVIVIAMAMILLALIDFTVVRRRLKTRLVVLEAKKKMLEKEARLLRQQQDGNHELN, encoded by the coding sequence ATGGCGTTTCTAATCGTGGGCATTGTGGTGGCTTTGTTGGGTCTCGGCCTGGTGATCACTCACATTCGGGTCTGGCAACGAGAGTCCGCCGTGCCTAATGTCGATAAAACAGAACTTCGTTCACAGCGCTGGCAGTATCGCCGAAGAGTAACGACTTCCAGTCTGATGGCCGTTGTCGGGGGGCTCATTGTCTTAGGACAATCGATAGACCGACAGGCTCATCCAGCAATCTACATTTGCATATGGATGGTCGTCATCGTGATTGCTATGGCGATGATTCTACTGGCGTTGATCGATTTCACAGTCGTCCGCCGCCGATTGAAGACTCGGCTGGTAGTGCTGGAAGCCAAAAAGAAAATGCTCGAAAAAGAGGCTCGACTACTCCGCCAACAGCAGGATGGCAATCATGAGCTCAATTAA